In Herbaspirillum sp. WKF16, one genomic interval encodes:
- the glmS gene encoding glutamine--fructose-6-phosphate transaminase (isomerizing), translating to MCGIVGAVAQQNVTPILLEGLKRLEYRGYDSCGVALHVDGKPQRSRSTSRVADLQQQIAQTGLAGFTGIAHTRWATHGAPATHNAHPHFSRDRVALVHNGIIENHDELRAELQAAGYIFESQTDTEVIAHLVDHMYDGDLFHTVQQAVRRLTGAYAIAVFCADEPHRVVAARQGSPLIVGIGEGQNFVASDAMALAGTTDQIIYLEEGDVVDLQLQKVWIVDAAGKPAEREVRTVQAFTSAVELGPYQHYMQKEIFEQPRAIADTLEGVVGIMPELFGDKAYQVFKEIDSILILACGTSYYAGLTAKYWLESIAKIPVNVEIASEYRYRDSVPNPKSLVVTISQSGETADTLAALKHARGLGMQHTLTICNVATSAMVRECELAYITRAGVEVGVASTKAFTTQLAALFLLTLALAQTRGLLSEAQEEAHLKAMRHLPAALQSVLALEPSIAAWAEAFARRENALFLGRGLHYPIALEGALKLKEITYIHAEAYAAGELKHGPLALVTDQMPVVTIAPNDALVEKLKSNMQEVRARGGQLYVFADGDSHIASAEGLHVIRMPEHYGVLSPILHVVPLQLLSYHTALARGTDVDKPRNLAKSVTVE from the coding sequence ATGTGCGGTATCGTCGGCGCAGTCGCCCAGCAAAACGTCACTCCCATCCTGCTCGAAGGCCTGAAGCGCCTTGAATACCGCGGCTACGATTCCTGCGGCGTCGCACTGCACGTGGACGGCAAACCCCAGCGCTCGCGCAGCACCTCGCGCGTAGCCGACCTGCAGCAGCAGATCGCCCAGACCGGCCTGGCCGGCTTCACCGGCATCGCCCACACGCGCTGGGCCACCCACGGCGCGCCGGCCACGCATAACGCCCACCCGCATTTCTCGCGCGACCGTGTGGCGCTGGTGCACAACGGCATCATCGAGAACCACGACGAGCTGCGCGCCGAACTGCAAGCGGCCGGCTACATCTTCGAGAGCCAGACCGACACCGAGGTGATCGCCCACCTGGTCGACCACATGTACGACGGCGACCTCTTCCACACCGTGCAGCAAGCCGTGCGCCGCCTCACCGGCGCCTACGCCATCGCCGTGTTCTGCGCCGACGAGCCGCACCGCGTGGTGGCCGCGCGCCAGGGCTCGCCCTTGATCGTCGGCATCGGCGAAGGCCAGAACTTCGTCGCCTCGGACGCCATGGCGCTGGCCGGCACCACCGACCAGATCATCTACCTGGAAGAAGGCGACGTGGTCGACCTGCAGCTGCAGAAGGTATGGATCGTCGATGCCGCCGGCAAGCCCGCCGAACGCGAAGTGCGCACCGTGCAAGCCTTCACCAGCGCGGTCGAGCTGGGCCCCTACCAGCATTACATGCAAAAGGAGATCTTCGAGCAGCCGCGCGCCATCGCCGACACGCTGGAAGGCGTGGTCGGGATTATGCCCGAGCTGTTCGGCGACAAGGCCTACCAGGTCTTCAAGGAAATCGACTCGATCCTGATCCTGGCCTGCGGCACCAGCTACTACGCCGGCCTGACCGCCAAGTACTGGCTGGAGTCGATCGCCAAGATCCCGGTCAACGTCGAGATCGCCAGCGAATACCGCTACCGCGACAGCGTGCCCAACCCGAAGTCGCTGGTGGTCACCATCTCCCAGAGCGGCGAGACCGCCGACACGCTGGCCGCGCTCAAGCACGCGCGCGGCCTGGGCATGCAGCACACCCTGACGATCTGCAACGTGGCCACCAGCGCCATGGTGCGCGAGTGCGAACTGGCCTACATCACGCGCGCCGGCGTGGAAGTCGGCGTGGCCTCGACCAAGGCCTTCACCACGCAGCTGGCCGCATTGTTCCTGCTGACCCTGGCGCTGGCGCAAACCCGCGGCCTGTTGAGCGAAGCGCAGGAAGAAGCCCACCTCAAGGCGATGCGCCACCTCCCTGCCGCGCTGCAAAGCGTGCTGGCGCTGGAACCCAGCATCGCCGCCTGGGCCGAAGCCTTCGCCCGCCGCGAGAACGCGTTGTTCCTCGGCCGCGGCCTGCACTACCCGATCGCGCTGGAAGGCGCCTTGAAGCTCAAGGAGATCACCTACATCCACGCCGAAGCCTACGCCGCCGGCGAGCTCAAGCACGGCCCGCTGGCGCTGGTGACCGACCAGATGCCGGTAGTGACCATCGCCCCCAACGACGCGCTGGTGGAAAAGCTGAAGTCGAACATGCAGGAAGTACGCGCCCGCGGCGGCCAGCTCTACGTATTCGCCGACGGCGACTCGCACATCGCCTCAGCCGAAGGCCTGCACGTGATCCGCATGCCGGAACACTACGGCGTGCTCTCGCCCATCCTGCACGTGGTGCCGCTGCAGCTGCTGTCGTACCACACCGCACTGGCGCGCGGCACTGACGTGGACAAGCCGCGCAATTTGGCGAAGTCGGTGACGGTGGAGTGA